One genomic region from Macrobrachium rosenbergii isolate ZJJX-2024 chromosome 1, ASM4041242v1, whole genome shotgun sequence encodes:
- the LOC136840396 gene encoding uncharacterized protein, translated as MSHAPMSNAPLSHAPCPTPPPNAPCPAPCPNAPCPLGVAPCPMPPSNAPPNAPCPMSHALSNAPLSLRPMLPVKCSCPVLPHVPCSLSNAPLSGAPLPNAPLSHAPLSNAPAPPNACPCCPCPMPHPMLPSNAPLSHAPLSHAPLSNAPLPNAPVKCSPVPCSPVPCSLSNAPTQCSHAPSHAPLSNAPYPPTQCPVQCSPTQCSRQMLPCPMLSYPMLPSNAPLSHAPLPNAPSPLVGARAA; from the coding sequence ATGTCCCATGCTCCCATGTCCAATGCTCCCCTGTCCCATGCCCCCTGTCCAACGCCCCCGCCCAATGCTCCCTGTCCGGCGCCCTGTCCCAACGCCCCCTGTCCACTGGGTGTTGCTCCCTGTCCCATGCCCCCGTCCAATGCTCCTCCCAATGCTCCCTGTCCCATGTCCCATGCCCTGTCCAATGCTCCCCTGTCCCTACGTCCCATGCTCCCTGTCAAATGCTCCTGTCCGGTGCTCCCCCATGTCCCATGCTCCCTGTCCAATGCTCCCCTGTCCGGTGCTCCCCTGCCCAATGCTCCCCTGTCCCATGCTCCCCTGTCCAACGCCCCTGCCCCGCCCAATGCCTGTCCATGCTGTCCCTGTCCAATGCCCCACCCAATGCTCCCGTCAAATGCTCCCCTGTCCCATGCTCCCCTGTCCCATGCTCCCCTGTCCAATGCTCCCCTACCCAATGCTCCCGTCAAATGCTCCCCTGTCCCATGCTCCCCTGTCCCATGCTCCCTGTCCAATGCCCCCACCCAATGCTCCCATGCCCCCTCCCATGCTCCCCTGTCCAATGCTCCCTACCCCCCTACCCAATGCCCTGTCCAATGCTCCCCTACCCAATGCTCCCGTCAAATGCTCCCCTGTCCCATGCTCTCCTACCCAATGCTCCCGTCAAATGCTCCCCTGTCCCATGCTCCCCTACCCAATGCTCCCTCTCCCCTCGTAGGGGCTCGGGCAGCTTAA